The candidate division KSB1 bacterium genome includes the window AAAAGTGATCGGTTTGCCGTTTTCCAATCGTTTCAAAATGTATTCGATCTGCTCTTCCAGGCTGATCTGAATAATTTCCACATGGTGAAAACCTGGTTTAGGCATCCGGTCTAATACTTGTTTGAAAGCGCTGATCAACGAAAACAGGGTCACATCTTCGGTTAATTCGATCCCAGTCTCTTGTACGACTTCTTCGTAATGCCCTCGAGGAAATACATGGCTTTGAGCTTCCTCCAGATCTGCCAGCTTCGTTGCCAATTCTTTGAATCGCTTGTATTCCAGCAAGCGAGTTACCAGTTCCAAGCGAGGATCAACGACCTCCTCTTCGTCCTCAGTCTGCGGCCTCGGGAGCAACATCTTGGCTTTGATGCGGATCAAAGTGGCAGCCAACAAAATAAATTCACTGGCGCTTTCAAGATCGAGCAATTTGATGATTTCAACATATTCCAAATACTGAGCGGTGATCTCAGCGATCGGAATATCGTATATGTCCACCTCATTTTTTTTTATCAAAAATAGCAGCAGGTCTAATGGCCCTTCAAAATTGTCCAATTTTACACGGTATGCCATTGCTATCCGATTTTCATTACTTGGTGGACCTGTGCCATGGTCTCACTGGCAACCCGCTGGGCAACAGTGTTTCCATGAGCGATAATTTCCTTAATCTCTCCGAGATGCTGCTCGTAGTAGCTGCGCTTCTCCCGAAATGGCTCAAGGTAGCGGCTGAGCTTATTGGCTAAGTTTTTTTTACAATCCACACAACCCAGCGCTCCGCTGCGGCAATCTCGTTCGATCTCCGGCACCTCTGCTGGATTGAACTTGCGATGATAGGTAAAGACATTGCAGATCTCTGGCCGTCCCGGATCGCCGCGGCGGATTTTCAACGGATCG containing:
- a CDS encoding segregation/condensation protein A codes for the protein MAYRVKLDNFEGPLDLLLFLIKKNEVDIYDIPIAEITAQYLEYVEIIKLLDLESASEFILLAATLIRIKAKMLLPRPQTEDEEEVVDPRLELVTRLLEYKRFKELATKLADLEEAQSHVFPRGHYEEVVQETGIELTEDVTLFSLISAFKQVLDRMPKPGFHHVEIIQISLEEQIEYILKRLENGKPITFFDLVAHQHDRIVLVVTFIALLELIKRGELLVRQSKTFGEIWIARKRDSI